In Thermofilaceae archaeon, one genomic interval encodes:
- a CDS encoding HDIG domain-containing protein — translation LVERDAALSLLREHLKDDRMVKHCLAVEAIMRAAARRLGEDEELWGLVGLLHDIDYDEVGRDPSRHGLKALDILAGKLPPHALEAIAGHNEHNGYKVSSPEAERILRALRAADHASGLIIATALVMPSKKLAEVKLESLMRKFKQKDFARGVDRNRVRECEQLGLTLEEFLSLSLEAMKGVAAELGL, via the coding sequence CTTGTGGAGCGGGACGCGGCATTGAGCCTGCTGAGGGAGCACTTGAAGGATGATAGGATGGTCAAGCACTGCCTCGCCGTCGAAGCGATCATGCGGGCAGCAGCGCGGAGGCTGGGGGAGGATGAGGAGCTTTGGGGTTTGGTTGGCCTCCTGCACGACATCGATTACGACGAGGTGGGCCGCGACCCCTCGAGGCACGGCCTCAAGGCCCTCGATATTCTCGCGGGCAAGCTCCCACCGCACGCTTTGGAGGCGATCGCGGGCCACAACGAGCACAACGGTTACAAGGTGAGCAGCCCCGAGGCTGAAAGGATCCTGCGAGCGCTGAGAGCCGCGGACCACGCGAGCGGGTTGATCATAGCGACAGCCCTCGTCATGCCAAGCAAGAAGCTGGCCGAGGTGAAGCTGGAGAGCCTGATGCGGAAGTTCAAGCAGAAGGACTTTGCGAGGGGGGTGGATCGGAACCGCGTAAGGGAGTGCGAGCAGCTGGGCTTAACGCTGGAGGAGTTCCTATCCCTCTCCCTCGAGGCGATGAAGGGGGTTGCCGCCGAGCTGGGTCTTTAG